A genome region from Candidatus Neptunochlamydia vexilliferae includes the following:
- a CDS encoding ATP-binding protein codes for MKKLPIGVQSICEILEENQVYIDKTPFAKELIETGKHYFISRPRRFGKSLFLNTLEEILGGNKELFKGCKIYESDYNWQKHPVVYLDFSKIANHSPCELRTALQVRLDIIAKEHDISIVKADIQVALDTLVVGLSNKYGNKVVVLIDEYDKPIIDHLEDPDVARKNRDLLRDFFGTIKSLDKYLKFTLITGISKFSRVSLFSSLNNLNDITMDPNYAGIMGYTEEELRINFRDHIQKIAQGRSQRENLVSEEEVIDEVKNWYNGYRFSEEKLCVYNPFSTLKFMQRKKPKTYWYSTGTPSFLVDQLKNHPKSMISIDGTTAREDELMDISSLEHIDLKALMYQVGYFTIKDYNPISDRYHLGLPNEEVRTAFMNSLVKHFTNNVDVQSSERFVKALEKHHVDILFNHIKIGFSSFAYQVFAGAKEHTYQAMLLSMLHGMGFDPLSERATNTGRIDVVLEMPKTTYILELKLNGSIDAALQQIHQKEYFNPYIRKGKEIAIIGANFSSETRNISGWKGELLSESGEKLKDLSPKEL; via the coding sequence TGGAAAATCTTTGTTCCTTAACACTTTAGAAGAAATTCTTGGTGGCAATAAAGAGCTTTTCAAGGGCTGCAAAATATATGAGAGCGACTATAACTGGCAAAAACACCCCGTCGTTTACTTAGACTTTTCAAAAATCGCAAATCATAGCCCCTGTGAGCTCAGAACTGCTTTACAGGTAAGACTGGACATTATCGCTAAAGAGCATGATATCTCGATTGTCAAAGCTGATATTCAAGTTGCATTGGATACTCTGGTTGTCGGTTTATCGAATAAGTATGGGAATAAGGTGGTAGTGCTCATTGATGAATATGATAAACCTATCATCGACCATCTAGAAGATCCTGATGTTGCCAGAAAGAATAGAGATCTTTTAAGAGACTTTTTTGGAACAATTAAGAGCTTAGACAAGTATTTAAAATTCACACTTATAACAGGTATTAGTAAATTTTCTCGGGTTTCACTTTTTTCTTCTCTCAATAATTTGAACGATATTACGATGGATCCCAATTACGCTGGAATAATGGGATATACCGAAGAAGAATTAAGAATAAATTTTCGAGATCACATTCAAAAAATTGCTCAAGGGAGGAGTCAACGGGAAAATTTGGTGTCAGAAGAAGAGGTTATAGACGAAGTTAAGAACTGGTACAATGGCTATAGATTTTCCGAAGAGAAACTTTGCGTTTACAACCCTTTTTCAACCCTTAAGTTTATGCAAAGAAAAAAGCCTAAAACGTATTGGTATAGCACTGGAACCCCTTCGTTTCTGGTCGATCAGCTCAAAAATCACCCCAAATCAATGATTTCAATTGATGGAACAACAGCAAGGGAAGATGAGCTTATGGATATCAGCTCCTTAGAGCATATCGACTTAAAAGCCTTAATGTACCAAGTTGGATATTTTACCATCAAAGACTATAATCCCATCTCAGATCGCTACCATTTAGGGCTTCCTAATGAAGAAGTGCGAACGGCTTTCATGAACTCTCTTGTTAAGCACTTTACAAATAACGTAGATGTGCAGTCTTCAGAAAGGTTCGTAAAAGCGCTAGAAAAGCATCATGTCGACATCCTCTTCAATCACATAAAGATAGGGTTTTCTAGCTTCGCATATCAAGTGTTTGCTGGGGCCAAAGAGCACACTTACCAAGCGATGCTTCTATCCATGCTGCATGGTATGGGGTTTGACCCGTTATCAGAACGGGCAACAAATACAGGGCGTATAGATGTTGTGCTAGAGATGCCAAAAACAACCTATATCCTTGAACTTAAGCTTAACGGTTCAATCGATGCAGCCCTTCAGCAGATTCACCAAAAGGAATACTTCAACCCTTACATCCGTAAGGGAAAAGAGATCGCAATTATAGGCGCTAATTTTTCCTCAGAGACACGAAATATATCTGGGTGGAAAGGTGAGCTTCTCTCTGAGTCTGGCGAAAAGCTCAAAGACCTGTCTCCTAAGGAATTGTAA